A stretch of Numenius arquata chromosome 11, bNumArq3.hap1.1, whole genome shotgun sequence DNA encodes these proteins:
- the REEP2 gene encoding receptor expression-enhancing protein 2 isoform X1, producing MVSWIISRLVVLIFGTLYPAYSSYKAVKTKNVKEYVKWMMYWIVFAFFTTAETLTDIVLSWFPFYFELKIAFVIWLLSPYTKGSSVLYRKFVHPTLSNKEKEIDEYITQARDKSYETMMRVGKRGLNLAANAAVTAAAKGQGVLSEKLRSFSMQDLTLIRDEDTVHMRSHEPQLHPSGGSLLETIEDSGEESSVAQRSNGTPSETRTDPSDEDAGDKLPKRTQSLKTPKKMMKTELPVRSVKARPKKKAAGSLASGESS from the exons atggTCTCCTGGATCATCTCCCGCCTGGTGGT GCTGATCTTCGGCACCCTCTACCCCGCGTACTCCTCCTACAAGGCCGTGAAGACGAAAAACGTGAAGGAATAC GTGAAGTGGATGATGTACTGGATTGTGTTTGCCTTTTTCACCACTGCAGAAACACTCACAGACATTGTTCTTTCTTG GTTTCCCTTTTATTTCGAGCTGAAAATTGCATTTGTGATTTGGCTGCTCTCCCCTTACACCAAGGGCTCCAGTGTCCTCTACAGGAAGTTTGTGCACCCAACGCTCTCCAATAAGGAGAAG GAAATTGATGAATACATTACTCAGGCTCGTGACAAGAGCTATGAAACCATGATGCGAGTTGGCAAGAGAGGGTTAAACCTTGCTGCCAATGCAGCAGTTACCGCAGCTGCAAAG GGCCAGGGAGTTTTGTCTGAGAAGCTGCGAAGTTTCAGCATGCAGGATCTCACTCTGATTCGGGATGAAGATACTGTGCATATGCGAAGCCATGAGCCACAACTGCACCCCTCTGGTGGGAGTCTTCTTGAAACCATTGAGGATTCAG gagaggagagcagtgtGGCACAGAGGTCTAATGGAACCCCATCGGAAACTAGAACAGACCCATCAGATGAAGATGCAGGAGACAAACTTCCTAAACGTACACAGAGTCTCAAAACTCCTAAAAAGATGATGAAAACTGAG ctTCCAGTGAGAAGTGTGAAAGCCCGCCCTAAGAAGAAAGCTGCAGGCTCTCTTGCTTCTGGCGAGTCATCCTAA
- the REEP2 gene encoding receptor expression-enhancing protein 2 isoform X2, which translates to MVSWIISRLVVLIFGTLYPAYSSYKAVKTKNVKEYVKWMMYWIVFAFFTTAETLTDIVLSWFPFYFELKIAFVIWLLSPYTKGSSVLYRKFVHPTLSNKEKEIDEYITQARDKSYETMMRVGKRGLNLAANAAVTAAAKGVLSEKLRSFSMQDLTLIRDEDTVHMRSHEPQLHPSGGSLLETIEDSGEESSVAQRSNGTPSETRTDPSDEDAGDKLPKRTQSLKTPKKMMKTELPVRSVKARPKKKAAGSLASGESS; encoded by the exons atggTCTCCTGGATCATCTCCCGCCTGGTGGT GCTGATCTTCGGCACCCTCTACCCCGCGTACTCCTCCTACAAGGCCGTGAAGACGAAAAACGTGAAGGAATAC GTGAAGTGGATGATGTACTGGATTGTGTTTGCCTTTTTCACCACTGCAGAAACACTCACAGACATTGTTCTTTCTTG GTTTCCCTTTTATTTCGAGCTGAAAATTGCATTTGTGATTTGGCTGCTCTCCCCTTACACCAAGGGCTCCAGTGTCCTCTACAGGAAGTTTGTGCACCCAACGCTCTCCAATAAGGAGAAG GAAATTGATGAATACATTACTCAGGCTCGTGACAAGAGCTATGAAACCATGATGCGAGTTGGCAAGAGAGGGTTAAACCTTGCTGCCAATGCAGCAGTTACCGCAGCTGCAAAG GGAGTTTTGTCTGAGAAGCTGCGAAGTTTCAGCATGCAGGATCTCACTCTGATTCGGGATGAAGATACTGTGCATATGCGAAGCCATGAGCCACAACTGCACCCCTCTGGTGGGAGTCTTCTTGAAACCATTGAGGATTCAG gagaggagagcagtgtGGCACAGAGGTCTAATGGAACCCCATCGGAAACTAGAACAGACCCATCAGATGAAGATGCAGGAGACAAACTTCCTAAACGTACACAGAGTCTCAAAACTCCTAAAAAGATGATGAAAACTGAG ctTCCAGTGAGAAGTGTGAAAGCCCGCCCTAAGAAGAAAGCTGCAGGCTCTCTTGCTTCTGGCGAGTCATCCTAA